A window of the Desulfovibrio sp. genome harbors these coding sequences:
- a CDS encoding DMT family transporter, with product MLLYGGSFVAMKAAVQYLDPWLIVLGRLLLALAAFSLYWKRIPPINKVRAHIPKLMLMALSEPCLYFVFEAKALTLTQASQAGVITALLPVMVACAAGLFLHERTSRRGWLGLAMGVAGATLLSAFAPEDQYSPNPALGNLLEFAAMACATVYTLMVKHLVRVFPPLFLTAFQVIIGAIFFLPALLISPWPAEIHWEALAAIAYLGIGVSVGAYSLYNYCLSKLTAGSVAAAVNLIPAFTLMLGWLLLGESLQGWQWFGIALILTGARLAGHTP from the coding sequence ATGCTTCTCTACGGCGGGTCCTTCGTGGCCATGAAGGCCGCCGTGCAGTACCTCGATCCCTGGCTGATCGTGCTGGGCCGGCTTCTCTTGGCCCTGGCGGCATTCAGCCTTTACTGGAAACGCATCCCTCCAATAAACAAAGTGCGGGCCCATATTCCGAAACTGATGCTGATGGCCCTGAGCGAGCCGTGCCTCTACTTCGTGTTCGAGGCCAAAGCCCTCACCCTGACCCAGGCATCCCAGGCCGGAGTCATAACCGCGCTCCTGCCCGTGATGGTGGCCTGCGCAGCGGGATTGTTCCTGCACGAAAGGACCTCCCGCAGGGGTTGGCTGGGACTGGCCATGGGTGTTGCCGGCGCGACGCTCCTGAGCGCCTTCGCGCCAGAGGACCAATACTCGCCAAACCCGGCTCTAGGCAACCTCCTGGAATTCGCGGCCATGGCCTGCGCCACAGTCTACACGCTCATGGTCAAACACCTGGTGCGGGTATTTCCGCCGCTTTTTCTCACCGCCTTCCAGGTGATCATCGGGGCGATCTTCTTTCTCCCCGCCCTTCTCATCTCCCCCTGGCCAGCGGAGATACACTGGGAAGCCCTGGCCGCCATAGCGTACCTGGGCATTGGCGTGAGCGTGGGGGCATACTCTCTCTACAACTACTGCCTCTCGAAACTGACCGCCGGGAGCGTGGCCGCAGCGGTGAACCTTATTCCAGCCTTCACCTTGATGCTTGGCTGGCTTCTCCTGGGCGAATCGCTCCAGGGCTGGCAGTGGTTCGGCATCGCCCTTATCCTCACCGGAGCCCGCCTGGCGGGACATACCCCTTGA
- a CDS encoding YkgJ family cysteine cluster protein: MDQTPSAFECRRCGHCCQGDGGIVLTAKDQLRLAEHLGMALGAFLAEHTSRKGEKVHLGVRSDSYCVFFENGCGVHPARPDICRAWPYFRGNLLDSSSWELAQDYCQGINGELSHEQFVKEGLATLKNADVGVTGDPDAPSALKLDGIKAP; the protein is encoded by the coding sequence ATGGACCAAACACCCTCCGCATTCGAATGCCGCCGCTGCGGCCACTGCTGCCAGGGCGACGGGGGCATCGTGCTCACCGCCAAGGACCAGTTGCGCCTGGCTGAACACCTGGGTATGGCGCTCGGCGCTTTTCTTGCCGAGCATACCAGCCGGAAAGGGGAAAAAGTCCACCTCGGGGTCCGAAGCGACTCCTACTGCGTCTTTTTCGAGAACGGCTGCGGGGTTCACCCTGCCCGGCCGGACATCTGCCGGGCCTGGCCCTATTTCCGGGGCAACCTGCTGGACTCGTCCAGTTGGGAACTGGCCCAGGATTACTGCCAGGGGATAAACGGAGAGCTCTCACACGAGCAGTTCGTCAAGGAAGGCTTGGCAACGCTCAAAAATGCGGACGTGGGCGTCACCGGCGACCCGGACGCCCCGAGCGCCCTCAAACTGGATGGGATTAAAGCGCCGTGA
- a CDS encoding CoA-binding protein: protein MRKALAGCASVAVVGAKDKPGSPVDRVGRYLIEKGFTVYPVHPVRKDVWGLPTFAKLTDIGQPIDIVNLFRAAENCPEHAREALQLVAPPRIFWMQLGIFSFEARTILSGSPAMVVEDLCLMVEHRRLFQ from the coding sequence ATGCGCAAGGCTCTGGCCGGCTGTGCGTCCGTGGCCGTGGTCGGGGCCAAGGACAAGCCCGGCAGCCCCGTGGACCGTGTGGGGCGCTACCTCATTGAAAAGGGATTCACGGTTTACCCGGTTCATCCTGTCCGCAAGGACGTCTGGGGACTCCCCACCTTCGCCAAACTCACCGACATCGGCCAGCCCATAGACATCGTGAATCTGTTTCGAGCAGCGGAGAACTGTCCGGAACACGCCCGGGAAGCCCTCCAGCTGGTTGCGCCTCCCAGGATTTTCTGGATGCAGCTTGGCATCTTCAGCTTTGAGGCCCGCACGATCCTCTCCGGCAGCCCCGCAATGGTGGTGGAGGACCTGTGTCTCATGGTGGAACACCGCCGCCTTTTCCAATAG